A region of uncultured Desulfobacter sp. DNA encodes the following proteins:
- the lpxA gene encoding acyl-ACP--UDP-N-acetylglucosamine O-acyltransferase produces MIHPSAIIDSSARIDENVTIGPYTIVKGDVTIGSGTSIGPYCTIDDHVTIGPDCNIFQYASIGGAPQDLKFHGEITHLTIGRGSIIREFVTINRGTGFGGGITEVGEENYLMAYTHIAHDCKTGKGVILANNSTLAGHIEIGNYATIGGLVAIHQFVKIGDYAYIGGKSAVVKDIPPYVIAAGDRATLHGLNNVGLQRHNFDTFVVRQLKKAYRIFFRIGLTVTQAVERTRAEVEQLPEVVAFCEFIKNSNRGVTR; encoded by the coding sequence ATGATTCATCCAAGCGCAATTATTGACTCATCTGCCAGGATAGATGAGAATGTCACCATTGGCCCTTATACCATTGTCAAGGGCGATGTTACCATTGGATCCGGCACAAGCATAGGACCCTACTGCACCATTGACGACCACGTCACCATCGGTCCGGACTGTAATATTTTTCAGTACGCATCCATTGGCGGTGCCCCCCAGGATCTTAAATTCCATGGCGAGATCACCCACCTTACCATTGGCAGGGGGTCTATTATCCGAGAATTTGTCACCATTAACCGCGGCACGGGTTTTGGCGGCGGCATCACTGAAGTGGGCGAAGAAAATTATCTGATGGCCTACACCCACATTGCCCATGACTGCAAAACCGGCAAAGGGGTTATTCTTGCAAACAACTCAACCCTTGCAGGACATATTGAAATCGGAAATTATGCCACCATAGGCGGCCTTGTGGCCATTCATCAGTTTGTTAAAATTGGTGACTACGCTTACATCGGTGGTAAATCCGCGGTGGTAAAAGATATTCCGCCCTATGTCATTGCCGCAGGTGACAGGGCCACCCTGCATGGACTGAATAATGTGGGACTTCAACGCCATAATTTTGATACTTTCGTCGTACGTCAGTTGAAAAAAGCGTATCGGATATTTTTCCGTATTGGTCTGACCGTGACCCAGGCCGTGGAAAGAACCCGGGCAGAGGTCGAACAACTGCCTGAAGTCGTGGCTTTCTGTGAATTCATAAAAAATTCCAACCGTGGGGTGACGCGTTAA
- the lpxD gene encoding UDP-3-O-(3-hydroxymyristoyl)glucosamine N-acyltransferase: MLTAEQLSAMVNARVHGDPGTAISGVSSFDDAGPKDLTFAVDNSFLCRLNETKAGIILVPSQTPAVSGITLLCSDNPKLAFFKVVEHLMPAQPLKEFIHPTAVIADGCVIGQGTRIEAYVSIGEGTTIGSHVHIMANTVIGKQCQINDSCRISPNVTIADKTHIGRQTMIHPNSVLGSDGFGFVQDGHAHAKLVHTGYVHIGDRCEIGACNTIDRGTLGITRIGNGVKTDNQVHIAHNVKIGDDTLVVAQVAIAGSATIGRNVIIAGKAGISGHLNIGDGAIVGPYSGVSGNVPPGEVVSGIPHMPHKIWLKVSNIIPRLPGLRTRLLSLEKRIKKLESTQTEQP, encoded by the coding sequence ATGCTTACAGCAGAACAACTATCCGCCATGGTCAATGCCCGGGTACATGGGGATCCGGGCACTGCCATTTCAGGTGTATCTTCCTTTGACGATGCAGGTCCAAAGGATCTGACCTTTGCGGTGGATAACTCTTTTCTCTGCCGGCTTAATGAAACAAAAGCCGGCATCATCCTTGTTCCGAGCCAGACCCCGGCTGTTTCGGGTATAACGCTTCTTTGCAGCGATAACCCAAAACTTGCCTTTTTTAAGGTTGTGGAGCATCTGATGCCTGCCCAGCCGTTGAAAGAGTTTATTCACCCCACGGCTGTTATTGCAGATGGCTGTGTTATCGGGCAGGGTACTCGTATCGAGGCCTATGTCAGTATCGGGGAAGGCACTACTATTGGCAGTCATGTCCACATCATGGCCAATACGGTGATCGGAAAACAATGTCAGATCAACGATTCCTGCCGCATCAGCCCCAATGTCACCATAGCCGATAAAACCCATATAGGCAGGCAGACCATGATTCACCCCAACTCAGTCCTGGGTTCCGACGGTTTTGGATTTGTCCAGGATGGTCACGCCCATGCCAAGTTGGTTCATACAGGATACGTTCATATTGGTGATCGCTGTGAAATCGGTGCCTGCAATACCATTGACAGAGGAACTTTGGGCATAACCCGCATCGGCAACGGTGTTAAAACGGACAATCAGGTCCATATTGCCCACAATGTTAAAATCGGGGATGATACACTGGTGGTGGCCCAGGTTGCTATTGCCGGCAGCGCCACCATCGGCAGAAACGTCATTATTGCAGGCAAGGCCGGCATTTCCGGGCACCTGAATATAGGCGACGGGGCCATTGTCGGACCCTATTCCGGAGTCTCCGGTAATGTTCCCCCGGGCGAAGTTGTTTCAGGCATACCCCACATGCCCCATAAAATTTGGCTGAAAGTGTCTAATATCATACCCCGGCTACCCGGTTTAAGAACACGGCTGCTTTCATTGGAAAAACGGATCAAAAAGCTGGAAAGCACTCAGACGGAGCAACCATGA
- a CDS encoding OmpH family outer membrane protein, translating to MKKSILVPAVLMIAAIFSCSAFAADANKIGMINFEKILKESSAGKVTQKELQAKLDELKEKLQAEEKKIQDMKVALDREALVLSAEKKLERQRELRDRVDDLKKMNADYTQEMQMLQNKKMNEMQKDVFDIANKIGTQKGYLLIIERKGAGVIFAADKVDITDEVIKEYNAVYAEKK from the coding sequence ATGAAAAAAAGTATTTTAGTTCCGGCAGTTCTGATGATTGCGGCAATCTTTTCCTGCAGCGCCTTTGCCGCAGATGCAAATAAAATAGGGATGATCAATTTTGAAAAAATATTAAAAGAGTCCAGTGCCGGTAAAGTGACCCAAAAAGAACTTCAGGCGAAATTAGACGAACTTAAGGAAAAACTTCAGGCCGAGGAAAAAAAAATTCAGGACATGAAAGTGGCCTTGGATCGTGAAGCCCTTGTGCTCAGTGCTGAAAAAAAACTTGAACGTCAGCGGGAACTTCGGGACAGAGTCGATGATTTGAAAAAAATGAATGCCGATTATACCCAGGAAATGCAGATGCTGCAAAACAAGAAGATGAATGAAATGCAAAAAGATGTCTTTGACATTGCAAACAAGATAGGAACCCAAAAAGGGTATCTTCTCATCATCGAAAGAAAAGGGGCCGGTGTTATCTTTGCTGCAGACAAGGTGGATATCACTGATGAAGTAATCAAAGAATACAATGCCGTATACGCTGAGAAAAAATAA
- the bamA gene encoding outer membrane protein assembly factor BamA has product MKHIKFSVLLAAFFCFWGTGLLSAEEQTAVALFPFHVQAEHPDEKIAAALSETLKEKLEKNGAKVALTHTDVDTTDWGYDQFRQEGIRLGVDRIITGDIFIVGQAVSIDIEMHNVYDKQEPLVFSSQSPNMAELYAAATSLGKDIAGELFQQKIISAITIKGNVRVDADAIQRAISSKKGDLLNRITLGNDLNNIYKMGYFDDVVIKKENMDKGVELIFEVREKPSVRNIRFENNSVYDEKELFEVVGTSTGSILNVYKLNNDVDKLKRLYYEKNYHNCRISYSVKPLKNHQADIVFTIEEGEKVKITTIEFEGNKYFDDDAIKDKMQTREKGFWSFITSSGELDETELDNDVLRIEALYKNNGFINVKVSDPVVNIGKEQITIKFKIDEGDQYKNGVVSINGDILTTEAELLALLVSQKSELYNRELIRQDMITLNDQYANQGYANVRVTPKVDKRDDKKIVDIRFDISKGPLVYFNRIIISGNNKTRDKVIRRELAFDEQDLYSMKKIQRSNRNLMFKDYFQKFDIKPVETKEENRRDVLISVEEKSTGAFTFGGGFSSDDGPFGQFAIEERNLFGKGQTAKFTVRMSGQNALYNIGFTEPWLFDKPISAGFDIYKFENEYDYYDKNAMGLTLRAASRRYFDYTTIGLIYNIEKFDIEAVETAYTTVTEGSYLTSSITPYISFDSRNHSFLPTRGMYHKLSVEYAGEFLGGEIDFTKYLLESAVFFPLFWKFSTGIYAKGGYLDDRTDGDPDIDWERFYLGGINSIRGFDDTDINGTRGSSSIEVGGEKYCQFNIELIFPIAEEQAVYGVLFYDRGDVYRYGENIDLGDQFSSSGFELRWNSPMGPIRLAYGIVIDGKDVKSCGDGQFDFSIGAFF; this is encoded by the coding sequence ATGAAGCATATTAAGTTCAGTGTACTACTTGCAGCCTTTTTCTGCTTTTGGGGAACAGGCCTTTTGTCTGCCGAGGAGCAAACTGCAGTAGCACTGTTCCCCTTTCATGTCCAGGCGGAGCACCCCGATGAAAAAATTGCGGCGGCTCTGTCAGAAACCCTGAAAGAAAAACTTGAGAAAAACGGTGCAAAAGTGGCGTTAACCCACACCGATGTTGATACAACGGACTGGGGATACGATCAATTCCGCCAGGAAGGTATACGCCTGGGCGTTGACAGAATTATCACCGGAGATATTTTCATAGTCGGGCAAGCCGTGAGCATTGACATAGAGATGCACAATGTATATGACAAACAGGAGCCCCTGGTTTTTTCTTCCCAGTCCCCAAATATGGCGGAACTGTACGCAGCGGCGACCTCTCTGGGAAAAGATATTGCCGGCGAACTTTTTCAACAGAAAATTATTTCAGCCATTACCATCAAAGGCAATGTGCGTGTTGATGCAGATGCCATCCAAAGAGCCATCTCATCGAAAAAAGGAGATCTTCTCAATCGAATTACCTTGGGAAATGATTTGAACAACATATATAAGATGGGCTATTTTGATGATGTAGTCATCAAAAAAGAGAATATGGATAAAGGGGTTGAGCTTATTTTTGAAGTCCGGGAAAAACCCAGTGTCCGTAATATCCGCTTTGAAAATAATAGTGTTTATGATGAAAAAGAATTATTCGAAGTTGTGGGGACATCAACCGGATCTATCCTCAATGTATATAAGCTGAACAATGATGTGGATAAACTCAAACGTCTCTATTATGAGAAAAATTATCATAACTGCCGGATTTCCTATAGCGTCAAACCATTGAAGAATCATCAGGCCGATATTGTTTTTACTATTGAAGAGGGTGAAAAAGTAAAAATCACAACCATTGAATTTGAGGGCAATAAATATTTTGACGATGACGCCATCAAAGATAAGATGCAAACCCGGGAAAAGGGTTTCTGGTCCTTTATCACATCTTCGGGTGAGCTTGATGAAACTGAACTTGACAATGATGTGCTCCGCATAGAGGCTCTTTACAAAAATAACGGATTTATAAATGTCAAAGTATCCGACCCTGTGGTGAATATAGGAAAAGAACAGATAACCATCAAGTTCAAAATCGATGAAGGAGATCAATATAAAAATGGTGTGGTCAGCATCAATGGTGACATTCTTACCACTGAAGCCGAGCTCTTGGCGCTTCTGGTTTCCCAGAAATCGGAACTGTATAACAGGGAACTGATTCGCCAGGATATGATCACCCTTAACGATCAATATGCCAATCAGGGGTATGCCAATGTCAGGGTCACGCCTAAAGTGGACAAACGTGACGATAAAAAAATTGTGGATATCCGCTTTGACATCAGCAAGGGCCCCCTTGTCTATTTCAATCGAATCATCATTTCCGGAAACAATAAAACACGGGATAAGGTTATCAGAAGAGAGTTGGCCTTTGATGAGCAGGATCTTTACAGTATGAAAAAGATCCAGCGCTCCAACAGGAACCTGATGTTCAAAGACTATTTCCAAAAATTTGACATCAAACCGGTTGAAACCAAAGAAGAAAACAGACGGGATGTTTTGATATCAGTGGAAGAGAAATCCACAGGAGCCTTTACCTTTGGTGGTGGTTTTTCCAGTGATGACGGTCCCTTTGGTCAGTTTGCCATTGAAGAGCGTAACCTTTTCGGCAAAGGCCAGACCGCCAAATTCACTGTTCGGATGTCAGGCCAAAATGCCTTGTATAATATCGGATTCACCGAACCCTGGCTGTTTGACAAACCCATTTCAGCTGGCTTTGATATTTATAAATTCGAAAACGAATACGATTATTATGATAAGAATGCTATGGGGCTTACGCTTCGGGCAGCCTCCCGACGGTACTTTGATTACACCACCATTGGTCTGATTTACAACATTGAAAAATTTGACATCGAAGCGGTTGAAACGGCGTATACAACAGTTACCGAAGGCTCTTATCTTACGTCAAGTATCACACCCTATATCAGTTTCGATTCAAGAAACCACAGTTTTCTGCCCACAAGGGGGATGTACCACAAGCTGTCCGTTGAATATGCCGGTGAATTTTTAGGCGGAGAGATTGATTTTACCAAGTATCTTTTGGAATCAGCTGTGTTTTTTCCTTTGTTCTGGAAATTTTCAACAGGTATTTATGCCAAAGGGGGATACCTTGATGACAGGACCGATGGAGATCCAGATATTGATTGGGAACGTTTTTATCTTGGCGGCATCAACTCCATCAGGGGGTTTGACGATACCGACATCAACGGCACCAGGGGGAGCTCCTCCATCGAGGTGGGCGGAGAGAAATATTGCCAGTTTAATATTGAACTGATCTTTCCCATTGCTGAAGAACAGGCGGTGTACGGCGTCCTTTTCTACGACAGAGGTGATGTCTATAGATACGGTGAAAATATTGACTTGGGCGATCAGTTTTCCAGCTCAGGTTTTGAACTCAGATGGAACTCTCCCATGGGCCCCATCAGGCTGGCCTATGGCATTGTTATAGATGGTAAAGATGTTAAAAGTTGCGGTGATGGCCAGTTTGATTTTTCAATTGGTGCATTTTTCTAA
- a CDS encoding ABC transporter ATP-binding protein, whose translation MDDTPLVQLDGVSRSFVFKTAELNILHKADLTIQQGETIAVVGSSGIGKSTLLNIIGTLDKPDEGNLMFNGEQILGYNNEKLAAFRNKNIGFVFQFHYLLQGFTAVENVMLPGLISGKSKKTIEKYAVDMLERVELGARIKYRVEDLSGGEQQRVAIARALVMAPALLLADEPTGNLDQKNSHAVHQLLKELNRETGMTIIVVTHNSDLAGLMDRKLTLKDGKISPV comes from the coding sequence ATGGATGACACACCGTTGGTGCAACTGGATGGGGTGTCACGCTCTTTTGTATTCAAAACGGCTGAGTTGAACATTCTGCACAAGGCCGATCTGACCATACAACAGGGGGAAACCATTGCCGTGGTAGGGTCTTCGGGTATTGGAAAATCCACCCTGCTTAATATCATCGGCACCCTTGACAAGCCCGATGAGGGAAATCTGATGTTCAATGGAGAACAGATTCTGGGCTACAATAATGAAAAACTTGCCGCCTTTCGAAATAAGAACATCGGTTTTGTTTTTCAATTTCATTATTTACTCCAGGGATTTACAGCGGTTGAAAATGTAATGCTCCCCGGACTGATCAGTGGTAAATCTAAAAAAACTATTGAAAAATATGCAGTAGATATGCTTGAAAGGGTAGAGCTCGGCGCCCGAATCAAATACAGGGTGGAAGACCTGTCCGGCGGCGAGCAGCAGCGAGTGGCCATTGCAAGGGCCCTTGTTATGGCACCAGCCCTTCTGCTGGCTGATGAGCCCACCGGAAATCTGGATCAGAAGAACAGCCACGCTGTTCACCAACTCTTAAAAGAACTTAACCGGGAAACGGGAATGACCATCATCGTGGTCACCCACAATTCAGATCTGGCTGGTTTAATGGACAGAAAACTGACACTGAAAGATGGAAAAATATCCCCGGTATAA